In one Hyphomicrobium sp. 99 genomic region, the following are encoded:
- a CDS encoding EAL domain-containing protein produces MNRGRHGRSWLSALGILALCLVALTGRAEALTPIPVQSDQDRLEITTLGEAYEGRGDSLQVETAAGSDGVSGRMTVRASVPGTSPNWMVFALTNKTDKSLERLLTADRYTIVGSGTIWPDLDARRIESVTPSVGFVPERIKSDKADVFRITLEPGQTITYVAELAGERYARMYLWQPIDYEIKSRDRQLFNGAMLGLTGLLAIFLTSIFAANHKLIFPAAALVAWTVLTYLCVDFGFFHKLFNLRPEDNAVYRAAGEAAMASSFVIFLTTFLRLALWHGLVRMMIGVWMVAQLTLIAVAVIDPRLAATFARLSFLAIGGVGGLFTVFLAMKGQDRALSLVPTWLLFLVWIFATGMTLSGRMSGDVVVASLVAGLVLVVILMGFTVTQFAFRSADTSYAGAPTELQARSLALAASGSTVWEWNIRRDEIKVGPEVEVALSLMPGELSTKVDEFLKHVHPTDKERFRVTLMSAQERSGIRIKSDFRLRHADNSWRWFELEAASVPNSDGRTLRCVGLLRDVSDTKRAHERLLHDAVHCSLTGLPNRELFLDRLKAVMIRAKTDNTVKPAVIYIDLDKFKSANASLGLVRGDSLLLTVARRLQRHLGPQDTVARVGGDQFAMLFIGEREARNLPALAERVRRSLRAPIPLANQEVVLTGSIGIALWDGTQGADGDLLKDAQLAMYRAKQAGSDRIEVFEPGMRRERQLDDEVEADLARAIEKGQLRVLYQPIVYLPTKELAGFEAQLRWEHPKLGLVNPLAAISDTEDTELLIKLTSHLLLRAAKDVARWVLELPRSERPIFVTVNVSGRQLFRPESVQEIRHVLGRNIAPVGTMRLEISESLLMDNPEQAVEVLKLLSGSGVELTLDDFGTGFSSLAYLHRFPFDTIKICGELIRGGSTGEGAAIVRSMVALAHELSKTIAAEGVERADEAGFLRSIGCEYAQGYHFGEPIPDRAVSQLLKMVRRSERKMQPRGFFRPKTKTPSKEIAAQKPTRALASPAKSPSPDDKTAPPAQTKQAALPPGSVVRHRQKAAPAPAASAKPPVNGAVTLAAPQNGAPAAPMNGARNGAHNGAHNGAANAPSDIRQRINDAPAAPLPLSAPFPPQMRPQPQGQPQQQPPRPPSQPRPLAAKVPDAAPMPQHAPPPPANLQNGSPLPSIMQPAKDRPPETSQPNIVSPLAEALARASATPPPPPAPPAPSVAPASLRSDSPTGIPPAAPPPPLPANGAGFSSVPSTQPDFSTLPPSIAASLARLAGTPLPTGRTSGGPATPGATGDETKAPKVSSGSA; encoded by the coding sequence ATGAACCGGGGGAGACACGGCAGATCCTGGCTTTCCGCGCTGGGCATCCTGGCGTTGTGCCTTGTGGCGCTTACAGGTCGTGCCGAAGCCCTGACGCCCATTCCCGTGCAGAGCGATCAGGATCGTCTCGAGATCACCACGCTCGGCGAGGCCTACGAAGGCCGCGGCGATAGTCTTCAGGTCGAGACTGCTGCGGGTTCCGATGGCGTTTCTGGCCGCATGACGGTCCGCGCCTCGGTGCCGGGCACCAGTCCGAACTGGATGGTGTTCGCGCTGACCAACAAGACCGATAAATCGCTCGAACGTTTGCTCACCGCCGACCGCTACACGATCGTCGGCTCGGGAACCATTTGGCCCGATCTCGACGCACGCCGCATTGAAAGCGTCACGCCCTCCGTTGGCTTTGTTCCCGAACGCATCAAGAGCGATAAGGCCGACGTATTCCGCATCACGCTGGAACCGGGTCAGACGATTACCTACGTGGCCGAACTCGCCGGCGAGCGCTACGCACGCATGTATCTCTGGCAACCGATCGATTACGAAATCAAAAGCCGCGACCGTCAGCTATTCAACGGCGCGATGCTGGGCCTGACAGGCCTGCTCGCAATCTTTCTGACGTCGATATTCGCGGCCAATCATAAATTGATCTTCCCGGCCGCCGCCCTCGTCGCCTGGACGGTGCTCACCTACCTCTGCGTCGATTTCGGTTTCTTTCACAAGCTGTTCAACTTGCGGCCCGAGGACAACGCCGTTTATCGCGCGGCGGGCGAAGCCGCGATGGCATCGAGTTTCGTCATCTTCCTCACGACATTCCTGCGCCTCGCGCTATGGCACGGGCTCGTTCGGATGATGATCGGCGTCTGGATGGTGGCGCAGCTGACGCTCATCGCCGTCGCAGTCATCGATCCTCGTCTTGCCGCGACCTTCGCGCGGCTCTCGTTCCTCGCGATCGGCGGCGTCGGGGGACTCTTCACCGTTTTCCTGGCGATGAAAGGCCAGGACCGCGCGCTCTCGCTCGTTCCGACGTGGCTACTTTTCCTCGTCTGGATCTTCGCGACGGGAATGACGCTGAGCGGACGGATGTCGGGAGATGTCGTCGTCGCAAGCCTCGTTGCAGGCCTCGTCCTCGTCGTCATCCTCATGGGCTTCACCGTTACGCAGTTCGCGTTCCGCTCGGCCGATACGTCGTACGCCGGCGCGCCAACGGAACTGCAGGCACGATCGCTGGCGCTTGCCGCATCCGGATCGACCGTTTGGGAATGGAACATCCGCCGCGACGAGATCAAGGTCGGCCCCGAAGTCGAAGTCGCACTGTCGTTGATGCCGGGCGAGCTGTCGACCAAGGTCGACGAGTTCCTGAAGCACGTCCATCCAACCGACAAGGAACGCTTCCGCGTCACGCTGATGTCGGCCCAGGAGCGCTCTGGCATCAGGATCAAAAGCGATTTCCGTCTACGCCACGCGGACAACAGCTGGCGCTGGTTCGAGCTTGAGGCGGCGAGCGTGCCGAACTCCGACGGCCGGACGTTGCGATGCGTCGGCCTCCTGCGCGACGTGTCGGACACCAAGCGGGCGCACGAGCGCTTGCTGCACGACGCCGTACACTGCAGCCTGACCGGCCTCCCGAACCGCGAGCTATTTCTCGATCGCCTGAAAGCGGTCATGATCCGCGCCAAGACCGACAACACCGTGAAGCCCGCGGTGATCTACATCGACCTCGACAAGTTCAAGAGTGCGAACGCGTCCCTCGGCCTCGTGCGCGGCGACAGCTTGCTGCTGACGGTCGCGCGCCGTCTGCAACGCCATCTCGGACCGCAGGATACGGTCGCGCGCGTCGGCGGCGACCAGTTCGCTATGTTGTTCATCGGCGAGCGCGAAGCGCGCAACCTTCCGGCGCTTGCCGAACGCGTGCGCCGCTCGCTCCGTGCGCCGATACCGCTCGCAAATCAGGAAGTCGTGCTGACGGGCTCGATTGGCATTGCCCTCTGGGACGGAACGCAGGGCGCCGACGGCGATCTGCTGAAAGATGCCCAGCTCGCGATGTACCGCGCAAAGCAAGCGGGATCCGATCGCATTGAGGTCTTCGAACCCGGAATGCGCCGCGAACGTCAGCTCGACGACGAGGTCGAAGCCGATCTCGCGCGGGCGATCGAAAAAGGCCAGCTCAGGGTTCTCTACCAACCGATCGTCTACCTCCCGACGAAAGAGCTGGCGGGCTTCGAAGCTCAACTCCGCTGGGAACATCCAAAACTCGGCCTCGTAAATCCTCTCGCGGCGATCTCGGACACCGAAGACACGGAGCTTCTGATCAAGCTCACGTCTCATCTCCTGCTGCGCGCGGCAAAGGATGTGGCGCGCTGGGTATTGGAGCTGCCGCGTTCCGAGCGACCGATTTTCGTGACCGTAAACGTTTCAGGGCGCCAGCTCTTCCGGCCCGAGTCGGTGCAGGAAATCCGTCACGTTCTCGGCCGCAACATCGCGCCCGTCGGAACGATGCGGCTCGAGATTTCCGAAAGCCTGCTCATGGATAACCCCGAGCAGGCGGTAGAGGTTCTGAAGCTATTGAGCGGTTCGGGCGTCGAGCTGACGCTTGACGATTTCGGCACGGGCTTTTCCTCGCTCGCGTACCTCCATCGCTTCCCGTTCGACACGATCAAAATCTGCGGCGAGCTTATCCGCGGTGGCAGCACGGGCGAGGGCGCAGCGATTGTCCGGTCGATGGTCGCATTGGCGCACGAGCTTTCAAAAACGATTGCTGCGGAAGGCGTCGAACGAGCCGATGAAGCAGGGTTCCTGCGTTCGATCGGCTGCGAATACGCGCAAGGCTATCATTTCGGCGAGCCAATCCCGGACCGTGCCGTCTCGCAGCTTTTGAAAATGGTTCGCCGCTCCGAGCGGAAGATGCAGCCGCGTGGCTTCTTCCGGCCGAAGACAAAAACTCCGAGCAAAGAAATTGCTGCGCAGAAGCCGACGCGAGCACTCGCATCTCCGGCGAAATCGCCATCACCTGACGACAAGACAGCGCCTCCTGCACAGACGAAGCAGGCCGCCCTGCCGCCGGGATCCGTGGTGCGCCATCGGCAGAAAGCGGCACCCGCGCCCGCAGCAAGCGCAAAGCCGCCAGTGAACGGTGCAGTGACCCTCGCAGCACCTCAGAACGGTGCGCCAGCGGCGCCGATGAATGGTGCGCGCAATGGTGCACATAATGGCGCGCACAACGGTGCGGCGAACGCGCCTTCAGATATCCGTCAGCGGATTAATGATGCCCCTGCGGCCCCGCTTCCGCTCTCGGCTCCATTCCCGCCGCAGATGCGGCCACAACCCCAGGGCCAGCCGCAACAACAGCCACCGAGGCCGCCGTCTCAGCCACGGCCGCTCGCAGCGAAGGTGCCCGATGCGGCGCCAATGCCGCAGCACGCGCCGCCGCCTCCCGCGAACCTGCAGAATGGAAGTCCGCTTCCGTCGATCATGCAGCCCGCGAAGGATCGACCGCCTGAGACATCACAGCCGAATATCGTTTCGCCGCTCGCAGAAGCCTTGGCTCGGGCAAGCGCAACGCCGCCACCACCACCGGCCCCGCCGGCTCCCTCTGTCGCTCCAGCTTCGCTGAGAAGTGACAGCCCAACCGGAATTCCGCCCGCGGCGCCGCCACCGCCACTGCCTGCGAACGGCGCCGGTTTCTCCTCTGTGCCTTCAACCCAGCCGGACTTCTCGACCCTGCCGCCATCGATTGCCGCAAGTCTCGCGAGGCTCGCGGGAACGCCCCTTCCTACCGGAAGAACGAGTGGCGGCCCCGCAACGCCCGGCGCGACAGGCGACGAGACGAAAGCCCCGAAGGTCAGCTCGGGCAGCGCTTAA
- a CDS encoding protein-disulfide reductase DsbD domain-containing protein, giving the protein MIRLAIAFLVLGTAVAWSDPGPVASDWYQGFNNKARLLAGTATRNGDPGLYAGVEVTMPEGWKTYWRSPGDAGGVPPEFDWQGSDNLASATVLFTAPHRMHDKAGDVVGYKNGVVFPVAVKPVDPSKPVMLHGKIAYGVCKDICIPAEAELQLVIPPDVGTSEELTNVLARVPVALPRPRIDPTLAGWRLDQNNGKPKLVLNVETAELATADTFVEAPGGVFVPLPKRVTDASGKAVFEVDLTDGVDIKDLKGKPLTVTMIDGKGQSETTITLE; this is encoded by the coding sequence GTGATCAGACTGGCTATAGCATTTTTGGTTCTGGGCACCGCCGTTGCCTGGAGCGATCCTGGCCCCGTTGCGTCCGATTGGTACCAAGGCTTCAACAACAAGGCGCGGCTTCTGGCCGGGACCGCAACGAGAAACGGAGACCCTGGACTTTACGCTGGCGTCGAGGTGACGATGCCGGAAGGTTGGAAGACCTACTGGCGCTCGCCAGGTGACGCGGGCGGCGTGCCCCCCGAATTCGACTGGCAGGGATCGGATAACCTCGCATCCGCGACCGTCCTCTTCACCGCGCCTCACCGGATGCACGACAAAGCCGGAGACGTCGTCGGATATAAGAATGGCGTGGTCTTTCCGGTGGCGGTGAAGCCCGTTGATCCGAGCAAGCCCGTCATGCTTCATGGTAAGATCGCTTACGGCGTCTGTAAGGATATCTGCATCCCCGCGGAAGCCGAGCTGCAACTCGTGATCCCGCCAGACGTTGGGACTTCCGAAGAACTGACGAACGTCCTCGCCCGCGTTCCCGTCGCGCTGCCACGACCGCGAATTGATCCCACTCTGGCCGGATGGCGCCTCGATCAAAACAATGGAAAGCCGAAGCTCGTGCTGAACGTTGAAACCGCCGAACTCGCGACTGCCGATACGTTCGTCGAAGCTCCTGGGGGCGTTTTCGTACCGTTGCCGAAACGCGTAACGGACGCGTCGGGGAAGGCCGTATTCGAAGTCGATCTGACCGATGGGGTCGACATCAAAGATTTGAAGGGCAAGCCATTGACGGTCACGATGATCGACGGCAAAGGCCAGTCCGAGACGACGATTACTCTTGAGTAG
- the rnhA gene encoding ribonuclease HI, with amino-acid sequence MTDERPKVLIYSDGACSGNPGPGGWGAILISGDHRKEINGGEKLTTNNRMELKAAISALEALKKPSDVELWTDSVYVRNGIMSWIHGWKKNGWRTADKKPVKNAELWQELDALRNKHHVKWHWLKGHAGHPENERADELARIAMAPFKAGGRAVHPANTLK; translated from the coding sequence ATGACCGATGAACGTCCAAAAGTTCTGATCTACAGCGACGGCGCCTGCTCGGGAAATCCCGGGCCAGGCGGCTGGGGCGCGATCCTGATTTCCGGCGATCACCGCAAAGAGATCAACGGCGGCGAGAAGCTGACGACGAACAATCGCATGGAGCTGAAGGCGGCGATCTCGGCGCTCGAAGCGCTCAAAAAGCCAAGCGATGTCGAACTCTGGACGGACAGCGTCTACGTCCGTAACGGGATCATGTCGTGGATTCACGGCTGGAAGAAAAACGGCTGGCGGACCGCCGATAAAAAGCCGGTGAAAAACGCCGAGCTCTGGCAGGAACTCGACGCGTTGCGCAACAAGCATCACGTCAAGTGGCATTGGCTGAAGGGCCATGCCGGTCATCCGGAAAACGAACGCGCCGATGAACTGGCGCGTATCGCGATGGCCCCGTTCAAGGCGGGCGGCCGGGCTGTGCACCCGGCCAACACTCTAAAGTGA
- a CDS encoding peroxiredoxin, with the protein MTIKVGDQLPDGKFTIMGADGPEPKSVSEIFAGKKVAIFAVPGAYTPTCSKSHMPGFVERVDELKGKGIDTIACTAVNDIFVLTNWAKDTGATGKIEMLADGSGDFAKAVGLEIDLSNFGLGLRSKRYAMLVDNGVVKVLNVEDSPPIAEKSSAANLCSMIDRSL; encoded by the coding sequence ATGACGATCAAAGTCGGAGATCAACTGCCGGACGGCAAGTTCACAATCATGGGTGCTGACGGTCCGGAGCCCAAGTCGGTAAGCGAAATCTTCGCTGGAAAGAAAGTGGCGATCTTCGCCGTTCCGGGCGCCTACACGCCGACCTGCAGCAAGAGCCATATGCCGGGCTTCGTCGAACGTGTTGACGAGCTGAAGGGCAAGGGCATCGACACCATCGCCTGCACGGCCGTGAACGACATTTTCGTTTTGACGAACTGGGCGAAAGACACCGGCGCGACGGGCAAGATCGAAATGCTGGCGGATGGCTCCGGCGATTTCGCCAAGGCCGTCGGGCTTGAGATCGACCTTTCGAACTTCGGCCTTGGGCTTCGATCGAAGCGCTACGCGATGCTGGTCGATAACGGTGTGGTCAAAGTCCTGAACGTCGAGGACAGCCCGCCCATCGCGGAAAAGTCGAGCGCCGCAAACCTCTGCTCGATGATCGACCGCTCACTTTAG
- a CDS encoding YqgE/AlgH family protein, which yields MKANRPAAQTAGPEIKLEGQLLIAMPAMTDRRFQRSVIYMCAHSSEGAMGLIINQRANHITAPDLLERLGISARNPDDEITSEVLSLSIQVGGPVETGRGFVLHSSDYFSEDSTLAIEQGVCLTATIDILKAIAQGRGPARALLALGYAGWSPGQLETELLANGWLHCPADPELIFDEDLESKYSRALAKMGIDLSHLVSDAGHA from the coding sequence ATGAAAGCAAACCGACCGGCGGCCCAGACAGCGGGCCCCGAAATAAAGCTCGAGGGGCAGCTGCTCATCGCCATGCCAGCGATGACAGACCGAAGGTTTCAGCGCTCGGTCATTTACATGTGCGCGCATTCTTCCGAAGGGGCCATGGGCCTCATCATCAATCAGCGCGCCAATCACATTACGGCGCCGGACTTGCTTGAACGGCTCGGCATTTCGGCGCGCAATCCCGATGACGAGATCACGAGCGAAGTTCTATCGCTTTCCATTCAAGTCGGGGGTCCGGTCGAGACGGGCCGCGGGTTCGTGCTGCACAGCTCCGATTATTTTTCCGAGGACTCGACGCTCGCGATCGAGCAGGGCGTTTGTCTGACGGCAACGATCGATATTTTGAAAGCCATCGCGCAGGGTCGCGGCCCGGCCCGGGCGCTCTTGGCGCTCGGCTACGCCGGCTGGTCGCCGGGACAGCTCGAAACCGAGTTGCTGGCCAACGGCTGGCTGCATTGTCCGGCGGATCCGGAGCTGATTTTCGACGAGGATCTCGAGAGCAAGTATTCCCGCGCGCTGGCGAAAATGGGCATCGATCTCTCACATCTCGTCAGCGACGCCGGACACGCCTGA
- a CDS encoding homoserine kinase produces MAVYTEVSDDELARFIDGYALGQLLSFKGIAEGVENTNYLVHTTTGTFILTLYEKRVDPADLPFFLGLMEHLSGGGVTCPLPVHDKNGRVLNQLAGRQAALITFLEGVWPKQPKVFHTLELGKALARMHIAGEGFALKRANALGLAGWRPLFDKFSSRTEEICGGLHDLIADELRYLERSWPQDLAQGIIHADLFPDNVFFIDHKLSGIIDFYFACNDALAYDVAICLNAWCFDANSQYDPAKGGALLEGYNSVRQLSQAERAAMPVLARGAAMRFLLTRSYDWLNTPKDALVARKDPADYVQRLEFHQSVGDIADYTAQLTS; encoded by the coding sequence TCAGCGACGATGAGCTTGCGCGCTTTATCGATGGATATGCGCTCGGGCAGCTGCTTTCATTCAAGGGAATTGCCGAGGGCGTCGAGAACACCAACTATCTGGTGCATACGACGACCGGCACGTTCATTCTGACGCTCTACGAAAAGCGCGTCGATCCCGCCGATCTGCCGTTCTTTCTCGGATTGATGGAACATCTTTCCGGAGGCGGCGTGACGTGCCCGCTTCCCGTACATGACAAGAACGGGCGGGTTCTGAACCAGCTTGCAGGGCGACAGGCCGCGCTTATCACCTTCCTCGAAGGTGTCTGGCCGAAGCAGCCCAAGGTTTTCCATACCCTCGAGCTCGGGAAAGCGCTCGCGCGAATGCATATCGCGGGCGAAGGCTTTGCGTTGAAGCGCGCCAATGCTTTGGGCCTCGCCGGATGGCGACCACTGTTCGATAAATTCTCGTCGCGGACAGAAGAGATTTGCGGCGGCCTGCACGATCTGATCGCGGATGAGCTTCGTTACCTCGAACGCTCATGGCCACAGGATCTTGCCCAAGGGATCATCCACGCCGATCTCTTTCCGGACAATGTCTTCTTCATCGACCACAAGCTTTCCGGCATCATCGACTTCTACTTCGCGTGCAACGACGCTCTCGCCTACGACGTCGCGATCTGCCTCAATGCGTGGTGCTTCGACGCGAATTCACAATACGATCCTGCGAAGGGCGGCGCGCTTCTCGAGGGCTACAATAGCGTTCGTCAGCTCAGCCAAGCGGAGCGTGCGGCCATGCCGGTTCTTGCTCGCGGGGCGGCGATGCGCTTTCTGCTGACACGGAGCTACGACTGGCTCAACACGCCGAAAGATGCGCTCGTCGCGCGCAAGGATCCCGCCGACTATGTTCAGCGGCTTGAATTTCACCAATCGGTCGGCGATATCGCCGATTACACTGCACAGCTGACCTCATGA